The genomic DNA CGAGAGCCGCTCGGTCAAGCTCGTCGCCAAGACGCCGGTGAAGGTGATGGTGCACAAGAACGGCAGCGACAAGCTGATCGCGCGCGTCGTCTATAGCGGTCCGGTACGAGCGCCGATCGAGGCCGGCCAGCAGGTCGGCGTGGTCAGGGTCTGGCGCAGCGGCAACATCGCGGTGGAGACGCCGGTCTACGCGGCCGAAGCGATCGGCACCGGCTCGACCGTGCGACGCGCGATCGACGGCGCCAGCGAGCTCGTGATCGGCATGTTCCGCGCAGGCGCCGAGAAGCTCTGATCATGAGTGAGAGCGCGGGACAGCGGCCGTCCGGACGCGGACGCTTCATCACCTTTGAAGGCGGCGAGGGCACCGGCAAGTCGACCCAGATCAAGAAGCTCGCCGACCGCCTCAAGGCCGCCAAGCTCCGCATCCGCGTCACCCGTGAGCCGGGCGGCTCGCCGGGCGCCGAGATCATGCGTCATCTGGTGCTGTCGGGCATGGGCAGGCTGCTCGGTCCCGAGGCGGAGACGCTGCTGTTTGCCGCCGCGCGCGATGACCATGTCCGTACCGTGATCCTGCCTGCGCTGAACCAGGGCACCTGGGTGCTGTGCGACCGGTTCGCGGACTCGACGCGGGCCTATCAGGGCAGCCTCGGCCGCGTGCCTGAAGGGCTGATCAACGCGATGCAGCGGGTCACGATTGGCGATCTCAAGCCGGATCTCACCATCATCCTCGATTTGCCGGTCGAGATCGGCTTGCAGCGCGCCGCCGCGCGCCGCGGCAACGGCACGCCCGACAGGTTCGAGGGCGAGAAACTCAGCTTCCACCAGGGTCTGCGCGAGGCTTATCGCAAGATCGCCGCGCAGGATCCAGCGCGCTGCGTGCTGATCGACGCCAATTCCGACCCTGACACGGTCGCGGCCCGGGTCTGGGCGGCGCTGCGCGATC from Bradyrhizobium sp. CCBAU 53351 includes the following:
- the tmk gene encoding dTMP kinase codes for the protein MSESAGQRPSGRGRFITFEGGEGTGKSTQIKKLADRLKAAKLRIRVTREPGGSPGAEIMRHLVLSGMGRLLGPEAETLLFAAARDDHVRTVILPALNQGTWVLCDRFADSTRAYQGSLGRVPEGLINAMQRVTIGDLKPDLTIILDLPVEIGLQRAAARRGNGTPDRFEGEKLSFHQGLREAYRKIAAQDPARCVLIDANSDPDTVAARVWAALRDRLLPTPASVVSA